GTGACGAGGTTCGGCAGCGAGTCCGGCTCGATGAGTGTGACGATGCGCAGGTTCGCGTACTTGGAGTCGCGGAGAATCGAGGCGATGGGGTCGATGTAGTCGCTCTGGTAGCGGCCGATCTCCGTGGGGCCGAGCTCGCCGTTGGAAGCGAGGGCGGCGCAGTCGCGTCCGGGTAGGTCGTAGATGACGACCTGGACGAGGTCCGCGTCCTGTGCGAGCGCGGTGTCGAGGTGGGCGCGCAGGCCCCGTGCCTCGGAGCTGCCCTCGATGGCGGCGATGCGGTCCATCCACACGAAGGTGGGCTGGTCGGCGATGGCGTCCCCGCCGGGCTCGGCGGCGGCCTTGGCCGACCAGTCGGGGTTCACGTAGGGGGTGGCGCCGGCATACGGGTTGTCGACGCGCGCAGCGGCCTGAGCCGGTGCGGTGAGGGCGCCGAAAGTCAGGCCGGAACCCAGGAGAGCCACGACGAGACCGAGCGTGGCGACGCGTCCTCCGCGTCGACGCCGCGGGTCTGTGCGCGGACGTGCGGCTCGGGCGTCGTGCCGAGCTCTTCGGCGTAACGACAAGGCGTGCGTGAACATGCTTGCTCCTCACATGACGAAGCGGCAGTGCGGTGAGTGGAAGTGCGTCCGGTGCTGTGGTGCGGCGGAACGCGCGTCGTCCTGTCCTGGAGACGCGGACGGGACGCAGCGGAATCACACGGTGCTGTAATGGGAGCGCTCCCAAAAAAATCGTCGGAGAGCCGCGTGGTGTCAAGACTTGAAGGGACAACCTCTCCGAAACACGCCCCCGCCCCGCGGGGCCCGCAGGCCGCTTCCGTCGGGCGTCGGCACGTGGTTCGCGCACGCCACAGGCGGTGCGGAGGCGGGATATCAGGTTCCGGGCACAGGGGGCGGGTTCAGGCCACGGTGAAGGCGCCGGGGGCCGGGGACACGAGGGGTCTGAACGCCTGCTGCTCGTGCCGGTTGAACCGGCGCGAGCAGCAGGGGTGGTGAGGCTGCGTCAGGCGACGGCGGTTCCCTCAAGTTCGACCATCTGGCCGGGGATCGCCAGTCGCGTAACCCCGAGCATCGTGGAGGTCGGCGCCACTCTGGCGGCGCCCAACCGCGCCGCCAGCTCGCCGTAGTGCTGGAAGAGCAGATCGACGTCTGTCGTGTAGACGTTGAGCCGGACGAGGTTCGCGAGAGACATGCCGGCCTTGCCGAGCACGGCCTCCAGGTTGTCGATGCTCAGCCTCAACTGCGCCGCCATGTCGCCGTCATGCTGGGGTTTGCCGTCGCCGCTCATCGCGGTCTGCCCCGAGATGTACAGGGTC
This sequence is a window from Streptomyces sp. NBC_01775. Protein-coding genes within it:
- a CDS encoding RidA family protein — translated: MKRTVVNPVTWSVEMGFNQGEVVSGHTRTLYISGQTAMSGDGKPQHDGDMAAQLRLSIDNLEAVLGKAGMSLANLVRLNVYTTDVDLLFQHYGELAARLGAARVAPTSTMLGVTRLAIPGQMVELEGTAVA